The following proteins are co-located in the Calliphora vicina chromosome 2, idCalVici1.1, whole genome shotgun sequence genome:
- the LOC135950571 gene encoding uncharacterized protein LOC135950571, whose protein sequence is MATNDLSTASTVVMQCEDDDQTQTSRNTTGNVSAIYARLPFPEMCNTNVEAWFISMEFWFSASGISSDKQKAATVLAALKPETIAQLTDVISTLPPSDRFEYVKRRIIDHFADSEQRRLNRLLSEMPLGDKKPSELFFEMKRVAGNSGEAAIKGLWTKRLPTFAQPVVAASTGTAAEFTKIAVSPSQVCKVSKEPTTDMNELRTAIMELSKKFEQFTTRSRSRSRRPTVTRHRSQHRQSSSDGTTSSNFDECWYRKKYGRNARKCRSPCKHKQRQVHAVTAQSSN, encoded by the coding sequence ATGGCAACCAACGATTTATCTACAGCATCCACCGTGGTCATGCAATGTGAGGACGATGATCAAACACAAACGTCACGAAACACAACCGGTAATGTATCAGCCATTTATGCTCGATTACCATTTCCAGAAATGTGTAACACGAACGTCGAAGCCTGGTTCATTTCCATGGAATTTTGGTTCAGTGCATCGGGCATAAGTTCGGACAAACAAAAGGCCGCCACTGTGCTTGCCGCGTTAAAACCTGAAACTATAGCTCAGTTAACCGACGTCATCTCAACTTTGCCACCATCAGACCGTTTTGAGTACGTAAAACGAAGAATTATTGACCATTTCGCCGACAGCGAACAACGACGACTTAACCGGCTCTTATCTGAAATGCCTTTAGGCGATAAAAAACCTTCCGAGCTTTTCTTCGAAATGAAGCGAGTGGCAGGCAACTCAGGCGAAGCTGCGATTAAAGGTCTTTGGACAAAACGATTGCCAACATTTGCTCAGCCAGTGGTAGCAGCTTCAACTGGTACGGCAGCAGAATTTACAAAAATAGCTGTATCGCCGTCACAGGTATGTAAAGTTTCAAAAGAGCCGACCACCGACATGAACGAGCTACGTACAGCTATAATGGAGTTGAGTAAGAAGTTCGAACAATTTACCACACGATCACGTTCGCGATCACGCAGACCTACTGTCACTCGTCATCGTTCTCAGCACCGTCAATCTTCATCCGACGGCACAACCAGCTCAAATTTTGATGAGTGCTGGTACCGCAAGAAGTATGGACGTAACGCACGAAAGTGTCGCAGCCCGTGCAAACATAAGCAGCGACAAGTGCACGCTGTTACAGCGCAGTCTTCGAACTGA